A genomic stretch from Ketobacter sp. MCCC 1A13808 includes:
- a CDS encoding integron integrase — translation MKPKLMEQVRDTIRAKNYSMRTEETYIYWILSFIRFHRMQHPNTMTEQHIRSYLGHLALQRHVAPATQKTALNAVVFLFKQVLQIDPGDFSDFHRASTASRKLPTVLTHEEVTALFRQLQGIPRLCAALMYGSGLRVMETVRLRVHDIDFDRLSVLVREGKGRKQRFTTLAPEICPLLTAQVNLVRSLYNLDAMRSDWDGVYLPYSLDKKYPNAPFELGWQYLFPTDNYSIDPRSGKKRRHHINTSTVQKAVKIAVRNAEIRKPATCHSLRHSFATHLLERGADIRTIQSQLGHTDVKTTEIYTHVINRGGHAVRSPLSDLKLGQ, via the coding sequence ATGAAACCAAAGCTCATGGAGCAAGTAAGGGATACCATTCGGGCCAAGAATTACAGTATGCGTACAGAAGAAACCTATATTTATTGGATACTTAGCTTTATTCGATTTCATCGCATGCAGCATCCAAACACCATGACAGAACAGCATATCAGAAGCTATCTGGGTCACTTGGCGTTGCAACGGCACGTGGCACCCGCCACACAGAAAACAGCGCTGAATGCTGTCGTGTTCCTGTTCAAACAGGTTCTGCAAATCGATCCTGGGGATTTCAGCGACTTCCATCGCGCCAGCACCGCATCCCGCAAGCTGCCTACCGTACTGACACACGAAGAAGTAACGGCCTTGTTCCGGCAGCTGCAAGGCATTCCTCGACTATGTGCGGCGCTGATGTATGGATCAGGACTGAGGGTGATGGAAACGGTTCGCTTAAGGGTTCACGATATTGATTTTGATCGCCTTTCTGTTCTGGTTCGCGAAGGCAAAGGCCGTAAACAGCGATTCACGACATTAGCGCCAGAGATATGCCCCTTGCTCACAGCGCAAGTTAACTTGGTGCGATCACTTTACAACCTCGATGCCATGCGATCTGATTGGGATGGCGTGTATCTTCCCTATTCCCTGGATAAAAAGTACCCCAACGCACCGTTTGAGCTCGGTTGGCAATATTTATTCCCAACCGATAACTACTCTATTGATCCCAGATCCGGCAAAAAGCGCCGCCACCACATAAACACTTCAACGGTACAGAAGGCCGTTAAAATAGCAGTGAGAAACGCCGAAATTCGTAAGCCGGCCACCTGCCATTCGCTACGTCATTCTTTTGCCACTCATCTGCTGGAAAGGGGGGCGGATATTCGTACCATTCAATCCCAATTGGGACATACCGACGTCAAAACGACAGAGATCTATACCCATGTGATCAACCGGGGCGGGCATGCCGTGCGCAGTCCATTGAGTGATTTAAAACTGGGCCAATAA
- a CDS encoding NrdJb: protein MAKEIKSKIVGYEVVKADQSAAELKKPENNVVHMHESVERPEMLLGSTYKIKTPLSDHALYITINDIILNEGTEHEQRRPFEIFINSKNMENFQWVLALTRVISAVFRKGGDSTFLVEEMKAVFDPKGGYFKRGGKFMPSLVAEIGEAIETHMQMIGMIKSELDEHQKAFIEKKKQELKQAKKPEMSHAEEESSFPEGASLCGKCSTKSVVYMDGCMTCLSCGDSKCG from the coding sequence ATGGCTAAAGAAATTAAATCCAAGATCGTTGGGTATGAAGTGGTGAAAGCAGATCAGTCTGCTGCTGAACTGAAGAAGCCCGAAAACAATGTTGTGCACATGCATGAAAGCGTGGAGCGTCCGGAAATGTTGCTGGGCTCCACATACAAAATAAAAACTCCTTTGTCGGATCATGCGTTGTATATCACAATCAATGACATCATTTTGAACGAAGGCACCGAACATGAGCAGCGCCGTCCGTTTGAAATCTTTATCAACTCCAAGAATATGGAGAACTTTCAGTGGGTGTTGGCGTTAACTCGCGTTATCTCCGCTGTATTCCGTAAAGGGGGGGATAGCACCTTCCTGGTGGAAGAAATGAAAGCGGTGTTTGATCCCAAGGGTGGTTATTTCAAGCGGGGGGGCAAGTTCATGCCTTCGCTGGTGGCTGAGATCGGGGAAGCGATTGAAACCCATATGCAGATGATTGGTATGATCAAAAGCGAGTTGGATGAACATCAGAAAGCCTTTATCGAAAAGAAAAAACAGGAGCTGAAACAGGCAAAAAAGCCTGAAATGTCGCATGCGGAAGAAGAAAGCTCTTTCCCTGAAGGGGCAAGCCTGTGCGGCAAATGCAGCACCAAATCAGTGGTGTACATGGATGGCTGTATGACCTGTTTAAGTTGTGGTGATTCCAAGTGCGGCTAA
- a CDS encoding adenosylcobalamin-dependent ribonucleoside-diphosphate reductase produces the protein MSAVSYQPVEKQAEKEIPLQEASMDIWQQKYCLQDSDGNAVDASIDHSFKRVAQALADVETDAGKKVEWYEQFLWALRHGAIPAGRILSNAGAQAYKADTSTINCTVSGTVNDTMAGILEKNYEAGLTLKSGCGIGYEFSTLRPRGAYVSGAGAKTSGPLSFMDIFDRTCFTVSSAGGRRGAQMATFDVSHPDVLEFVKAKREDGRLRQFNLSLLISEEFIDAVVKDQDWPLMFPIKANSPDASKLDLKDKSQVVWREWPANDGYIVNDKGLVACKIYGHEKATKIWHAIMTSTYDFAEPGFILIDKVNQMNNNWFCENIRATNPCGEQPLPAYGSCLLGSVNLTRYVRNPFTDKAYFDWDEYRKVVSVFTRMLDNVVEINGLPLERQRHEITNKRRHGMGFLGLGSTLTMLQMKYGSPDSVDFTEQVAKEMAVTGWKTGLELAQEKGPAPIMEQDFVVDGAMLRKRPEMKKDGFKVGDKVKGKILHTKYSRYMQRLAEVEPELVEKLSKVGSRFTHHSSIAPTGTISLSIANNASNGIEPSFAHHYARNVIREGRKSKEKVDVFSYELLAYRELVNSEAMPYSDDEDMKLPEYFTATDNVSPEQHVDIQAAAQKWVDSSISKTINVPTDFEYDKFRDIYLYAFRKGLKGCTTFRFNPEAFQGVLVKEKDIENTIYKFTLEDGTEIEAKGNEDIIYDGETHSAANLYDALKEGYYGKL, from the coding sequence ATGAGCGCTGTATCTTATCAACCAGTAGAGAAACAAGCTGAAAAGGAAATCCCTCTTCAGGAAGCCTCAATGGACATCTGGCAACAGAAGTATTGTCTGCAGGATAGCGATGGCAACGCCGTAGATGCCTCCATTGATCATTCTTTTAAGCGGGTGGCCCAAGCGCTGGCCGATGTTGAAACAGACGCGGGTAAAAAAGTTGAATGGTATGAGCAATTCCTGTGGGCATTGCGTCATGGCGCTATTCCCGCCGGCCGGATCCTTTCCAATGCCGGCGCCCAGGCTTATAAAGCGGATACTTCAACGATTAATTGCACCGTGTCGGGCACCGTCAATGACACGATGGCCGGTATACTGGAAAAGAACTATGAAGCGGGGCTGACACTGAAATCCGGTTGCGGCATCGGTTATGAATTTTCCACTCTGCGCCCGCGGGGCGCTTATGTATCCGGCGCCGGGGCGAAAACCTCCGGCCCGCTCTCCTTTATGGATATCTTCGATCGTACTTGTTTTACTGTCTCCTCAGCGGGCGGTCGACGTGGTGCTCAAATGGCCACGTTCGACGTGTCCCATCCGGATGTGCTCGAGTTTGTAAAAGCCAAACGTGAAGATGGCCGATTACGTCAGTTCAACCTGTCTTTGTTGATTAGTGAAGAGTTTATCGATGCGGTGGTGAAAGACCAAGACTGGCCGCTGATGTTCCCCATCAAAGCCAACAGCCCGGACGCCAGTAAACTGGATCTGAAAGATAAATCCCAGGTGGTGTGGCGTGAGTGGCCCGCCAATGACGGTTATATCGTCAATGATAAAGGCTTGGTGGCCTGCAAAATCTACGGGCATGAAAAGGCCACAAAAATTTGGCACGCGATCATGACGTCCACCTATGACTTTGCTGAGCCGGGCTTCATCCTGATTGATAAGGTGAACCAGATGAACAACAACTGGTTCTGTGAAAACATCCGGGCAACTAATCCCTGTGGCGAGCAGCCGTTGCCGGCGTACGGCAGTTGCTTGTTGGGCTCGGTGAACCTGACCCGTTATGTGCGCAACCCGTTTACCGATAAGGCCTATTTCGATTGGGACGAATATCGAAAGGTGGTGTCCGTATTCACGCGCATGCTGGACAATGTGGTTGAAATCAATGGATTGCCGTTGGAGCGTCAACGCCATGAGATCACCAACAAGCGTCGTCATGGTATGGGGTTCCTGGGACTGGGCTCAACCCTCACCATGTTACAGATGAAATACGGGTCGCCCGACTCTGTTGATTTCACTGAACAGGTGGCTAAGGAAATGGCCGTGACCGGATGGAAAACCGGACTGGAACTGGCGCAGGAAAAAGGTCCGGCGCCGATCATGGAACAGGATTTCGTCGTCGATGGTGCGATGCTGCGCAAACGCCCCGAAATGAAAAAAGACGGCTTCAAAGTTGGCGATAAGGTGAAAGGCAAGATCCTGCACACCAAATACAGCCGCTATATGCAAAGGCTGGCGGAAGTTGAACCGGAGTTGGTAGAAAAGCTATCCAAGGTGGGAAGTCGGTTTACGCACCATTCCTCTATCGCACCTACCGGCACTATTTCGCTTTCCATTGCGAATAACGCCAGCAACGGTATTGAACCCAGTTTTGCACATCACTATGCCCGCAATGTAATCCGGGAGGGGCGCAAATCTAAAGAGAAAGTGGATGTATTCTCTTATGAGTTGCTGGCGTATCGTGAATTGGTTAACAGCGAAGCAATGCCCTACAGTGATGACGAAGATATGAAGTTGCCCGAATACTTCACGGCGACGGATAATGTCTCACCGGAACAGCATGTTGATATTCAGGCTGCTGCACAAAAATGGGTGGATTCGTCTATATCCAAGACGATTAACGTGCCTACGGACTTTGAGTACGACAAGTTCCGTGATATTTATTTGTACGCGTTCCGTAAAGGTCTGAAAGGCTGTACCACATTTCGTTTCAACCCGGAAGCTTTCCAGGGTGTTTTGGTGAAAGAGAAAGATATCGAAAACACGATTTATAAATTTACGCTGGAAGACGGCACCGAGATTGAAGCCAAAGGTAACGAAGATATTATTTACGACGGTGAAACGCACAGCGCAGCTAACTTGTATGATGCCTTGAAAGAAGGTTACTACGGCAAACTCTAA